In Liquorilactobacillus hordei DSM 19519, the following proteins share a genomic window:
- a CDS encoding DUF975 family protein has protein sequence MKTRRELKNEVKETFKGHWGQAIKVAIIPIIFQIIIIMLGILAVMILSIIVAEYSDSISNGISSVDTSNKFGHGNVFGNSAGGIIATMILTGISFTFLDWLRTKNADFSALKGAFSVFTKRNFLGILVLYILTNIFIFLWTLLLIVPGIIKSFAYSQTYFVYKDMSQSKNADDFNFLDYITKSRELMVGHKFEFFVLKLSFIGWDIVAILTLGLGYIWVTPYKLATYAAYYESLAANSDIISDNQQNDDDDKKSVIVEY, from the coding sequence ATGAAGACACGTCGAGAACTAAAAAATGAGGTAAAAGAAACTTTCAAGGGTCATTGGGGACAAGCGATTAAAGTTGCAATTATACCCATTATTTTTCAAATTATTATAATAATGTTAGGAATTCTTGCTGTAATGATTCTGAGTATAATAGTTGCAGAATATAGTGATAGTATTTCTAATGGGATATCATCAGTTGATACGTCGAATAAATTTGGTCATGGTAATGTTTTTGGTAATAGTGCAGGGGGAATTATAGCAACAATGATTCTAACTGGAATAAGTTTTACTTTCTTAGACTGGTTGAGGACAAAAAATGCTGATTTTAGTGCACTTAAGGGTGCATTTAGTGTATTTACAAAAAGGAATTTTCTAGGAATTCTTGTTTTGTATATCTTGACCAATATTTTCATATTTTTGTGGACGTTATTACTTATTGTCCCAGGTATTATAAAATCTTTTGCATATTCTCAAACATATTTTGTATACAAAGATATGTCACAATCCAAAAATGCTGATGACTTTAATTTCCTAGATTATATCACGAAGAGTCGAGAATTAATGGTTGGCCATAAATTTGAGTTTTTTGTTCTTAAATTAAGTTTTATTGGCTGGGATATAGTAGCAATATTAACTCTTGGCTTGGGATATATCTGGGTAACGCCATATAAATTAGCAACATATGCGGCCTACTATGAGAGTTTAGCGGCAAATAGTGATATTATTTCTGATAATCAACAAAATGACGATGATGACAAGAAATCAGTTATAGTAGAATATTAA